One genomic region from Osmerus mordax isolate fOsmMor3 chromosome 4, fOsmMor3.pri, whole genome shotgun sequence encodes:
- the cnot4a gene encoding CCR4-NOT transcription complex subunit 4, whose amino-acid sequence MSHSPETKDDSMECPLCMEPLEIDDVNFFPCTCGYQICRFCWHRIRTDENGLCPACRKPYPEDPAVYKPLSQEEIQRIKNEKKQKQNEKKQKVTENRKHLASVRVVQRNLVFVVGLSQRLADPEVLKRPEYFGKFGKIHKVVINNSTSYAGSQGPSASAYVTYIRSEDALRAIQCVNNVVVDGRTLKASLGTTKYCSYFLKSMQCPKPDCMYLHELGDEAASFTKEEMQAGKHQEYEQKLLQDLYKINPSFLQTPTCGTEKSKSKSNSSQKPNNGNKDSWPTLSGIGKLANGLSEDRKSPPLLDCCLEEVMTSDMLDSELGPCQGATMSPFSSNCDSNSPSDKPPESMTMVNGETSQKMANSDSPSPPPGLTKPSLVVPISVSDLMARSPFEGAAAESQSLFSDNSNFRHPNPLPASLPPFPSSPRGGSDWPMTPEPQSLFTSDTIPVSSSTDWQAAFGFGSSSKQQDDDLGFDPFDVTRKALADLIEKELSVQDQSPLSPGAFHHPGPHHHGPSLLPPNTSHFPSAPQRLSQLHHRAIYSSFSFPGSQSSQPVCHPWMGLPPTRSNLTHMNHSANAASQSNFLDMNVHPHHSTGLGGIPISENSSSIDGLNVKEWQDGLRALLPNININFGGLPNSSSSSSSSSSSSVNHIGGPAGMSHSLSWDSTASWMDPAIITGIPATAGNSIDCLQDDNPPHWLKSLQALTEMDAPPSSTVLSNPPQQQQQQPPLHSSLLDTHLPLHHRGGWAPYLPPPTVNPASQFHSPPPGFQTAFRPPGQPATELQSATMDRH is encoded by the exons ATGTCCCACAGCCCTGAGACGAAGGACGACTCCATGGAGTGCCCCTTGTGCATGGAGCCGCTGGAGATCGACGACGTCAACTTCTTCCCCTGCACCTGTGGCTACCAGATCTGTCGCTTCTGCTGGCACCGCATCCGCACAGACGAGAACGgcctctgccctgcctgcagAAAG CCATACCCGGAAGACCCAGCGGTTTACAAGCCCCTGTCACAGGAGGAGATCCAGAGGATAAAAAACGAGAAGAAACAGAAGCAGAACGAGAAGAAGCAGAAGGTCACGGAGAACCGCAAGCACTTGGCCAGTGTGAGGGTGGTGCAACGGAATCTGGTGTTTGTGGTGGGGCTCTCGCAAAGGCTGGCCGACCCAGAG GTTCTAAAACGACCAGAGTATTTTGGGAAGTTTGGGAAAATCCATAAAGTGGTCATCAATAACAGCACGTCATATGCAGGTTCACAG GGGCCCAGTGCCAGTGCCTATGTCACTTATATCCGCTCTGAAGATGCCCTTCGAGCTATACAATGTGTAAACAACGTTGTTGTAGATGGTAGAACACTCAAG GCTTCTTTAGGCACAACAAAATACTGCAGTTACTTCCTCAAAAGTATGCAATGTCCTAAACCCGACTGCATGTATCTACATGAACTGGGGGATGAGGCAGCtagctttacaaaagaggagATGCAG GCTGGCAAACACCAAGAATATGAGCAGAAATTACTTCAAGACCTCTACAAAATAAATCCCAGTTTTCTACAAACCCCAACATGTGGAACAGAGAAGTCAAAGAGCAAATCCAACTCTTCACAAAA ACCCAACAATGGCAACAAAGACAGTTGGCCTACACTGTCAGGCATTGGAAAACTGGCCAATGGGCTTTCAGAGGATCGCAAGTCCCCTCCGCTGCTAGACTGCTGTTTGGAAGAGGTCATGACCTCAGACATGCTGGACTCAGAACTGGGGCCTTGCCAAGGGGCCACTATGTCCCCCTTTTCCTCCAACTGTGACAGTAATAG TCCCAGCGACAAACCTCCTGAATCTATGACAATGGTGAATGGAGAAACTTCACAAAAG ATGGCCAACAgcgactccccctcccctcctcctggcctgacCAAACCCAGTCTGGTGGTGCCCATCAGTGTGTCTGACCTCATGGCCCGCTCACCCTTCGAGGGGGCCGCCGCCGAGTCCCAATCCCTCTTTTCAGACAACAGCAACTTCAGACACCCCAACCCTCTCCCCGCTagcctcccccctttccccagcTCCCCCCGTGGGGGCTCCGATTGGCCCATGACCCCTGAACCACAGAGCCTCTTCACGTCAG acaCAATACCAGTTTCCTCCTCCACAGACTGGCAGGCTGCTTTCGGCTTCGGCTCATCTAGCAAGCAGCAGGACGATGACCTGGGCTTCGACCCGTTTGACGTGACCCGCAAAGCCCTGGCTGATTTGATCGAGAAGGAACTGTCTGTGCAGGACCAGAGCCCTCTGTCCCCCGGGGCTTTCCATCACCCAGGGCCCCACCACCATGGACCCAGCCTGCTCCCCCCCAACACCTCCCACTTCCCCAGTGCACCCCAACGCCTCTCTCAGCTCCACCACAGAGCCATCTACAGCTCCTTCAGCTTCCCTGGCAGCCAGAGCAGCCAACCAGTCTGCCATCCCTGGATGGGCTTGCCCCCCACGCGCAGTAAcctcacacacatgaaccaCTCGGCCAACGCAGCCTCACAAAGTAACTTCCTGGACATGAATGTGCATCCTCACCACAGTACAGGCCTGGGAGGCATCCCCATTTCAG AAAACAGCAGCTCCATAGATGgtttaaatgtaaaagaatggcAGGATGGCTTGAGAGCACTCTTACCAAACATCAACATCAACTTTGGCGGTCTccccaactcctcctcctcttcctcctcctcatcctcctccagcgTTAATCACATTGGCGGGCCAGCGGGCATGTCCCACAGTCTCAGCTGGGACAGCACGGCAAGCTGGATGGACCCTGCCATAATCACAG GCATCCCAGCCACAGCTGGCAACAGTATAGACTGTCTCCAGGACGACAACCCGCCTCACTGGCTCAAGTCTCTGCAGGCACTCACAGAAATGGACGCCCCCCCCAGTTCCACTGTGCTTAGcaaccccccccagcagcagcaacagcagcctcccctccacagtAGCCTTCTGGacacccacctccctctccaccacagaGGCGGCTGGGCTCCCTACTTGCCCCCACCCACAGTCAACCCCGCCAGCCAGTTCCACTCCCCCCCGCCAGGCTTCCAGACAGCCTTCAGACCCCCAGGCCAGCCTGCCACAGAGCTGCAGAGCGCCACCATGGACCGCCACTAA
- the zgc:136858 gene encoding uncharacterized protein zgc:136858 codes for MLKRISAHLLERGISTFPNRLCKNDGLFIIHPSVSQALADSRPVVALESTIITHGMPYPHNLSTAQEVEAIVRAEGATPATVGVIHGRVHVGLSSKELDYLARSKTSLKVSRRDLPFAISKGLCGGSTVSGTMIAAHKAGIPVFVTGGIGGVHRGGEKSLDISADLTELGRTPIAVICAGVKSILDIGRTLEFLETQGVCVATYGMSNNFPAFFSPQSGFASPYHVNDAKDAAELIAGTLSLGLQSGLLLAVPIPDEHAAVGQEIERAIQVAVAEASSKGITGKDVTPFILQKVNELTKGKSLQANIALIHNNAKVGSQIACALSDCMRKKGTPAAVQLKEIENVSDPKSNIVVIGGINVDFIAKGKTEKLVFGQTNPGSVCQSFGGVGRNIADSLCRMGQTPLFISAIGTDSHSNAVLNYCKHMDIGAVARLQDQSTATYCAVITENGELSLGLGDMDIHQQITVHYVSQFDKQISSASLVCLDGNIPVSTIDYVCYYAKKKLVPVWYEPTDSDKACKPFLSESWKSLTYISPNLAELCTMNKTLGLPSPTVLPSSLEEIVSCALTLSRPLLEHLHCVVVTLGAMGVLLCGEHDKGSVNLQLKRKEKRGRLCAAHYPALPVTPEEIVNVSGAGDSLASGIMNGILLGRDTHSCVRMGLLAARMSMASPHPIAPTVTSGSVDPDKVSSQIWPLPTFTWMEE; via the exons ATGCTGAAGAGGATTTCTGCACACCTCCTTGAAAGAGGCATTTCCACATTTCCTAACAGATTGTGCAAAAATG ATGGCCTCTTCATCATCCATCCCTCTGTATCCCAGGCGCTAGCAGACAGCAGGCCAGTTGTGGCGCTAGAGAGCACAATCATTACTCATGGCATGCCATATCCACACAACCTGAG CACAGCTCAGGAAGTGGAGGCCATAGTGCGTGCTGAGGGTGCCACTCCTGCAACAGTAGGAGTGATCCATGGGAGGGTTCACGTGGGCTTGTCCTCAAAGGAGCTGGACTACCTGGCCCGCAGCAAGACCTCCCTCAAAGTCTCTCGGAGAGATCTGCCTTTTGCCATCAGCAAG GGTCTATGTGGAGGCTCCACTGTTTCTGGCACTATGATTGCAGCACACAAAGCTGGCATTCCTGTCTTTGTAACAGGGGGCATTGGTGGAGTACACAGAGGTGGGGAGAAAA GTCTGGACATCAGTGCAGATCTCACTGAGCTGGGCAGGACCCCTATAGCGGTAATCTGCGCTGGAGTGAAGTCCATCTTGGATATTGGTCGCACCCTTGAGTTCTTA GAGactcagggagtgtgtgtggccacATACGGGATGTCCAACAATTTCCCAGCATTCTTTTCTCCTCAAAGTGGATTTGCTTCCCCTTACCATGTAAATGATGCAAAAGATGCAGCTGAGTTGATTG CGGGCACACTTTCCCTGGGTCTACAGAGCGGCCTCCTTTTGGCTGTGCCCATCCCAGACGAGCACGCCGCAGTGGgccaggagatagagagggccATCCAGGTTGCCGTGGCGGAAGCCAG TTCTAAAGGTATCACGGGGAAAGATGTGACACCGTTCATTCTTCAAAAAGTCAATGAGTTGACCAAAGGGAAGTCACTTCAGGCCA ATATAGCTCTCATACATAATAATGCCAAGGTTGGCAGTCAGATCGCCTGCGCACTGTCGGACTGCATGAGGAAAAAAGGGACACCTGCTGCTGTTCAGCTCAAAGAGATTGAAAATGTTTCTGACCCAAAGTCAAACATT GTTGTCATCGGTGGTATTAATGTGGATTTCATCGCTAAAGGGAAAACGGAAAAGCTAGTG TTTGGACAGACAAACCCAGGGAGTGTTTGTCAGTCATTTGGGGGTGTTGGAAGAAACATTGCtg ATTCTCTTTGTCGCATGGGACAGACACCCCTGTTCATCTCAGCTATTGGGACTGACTCACACAGCAATGCTGTACTGAACTACTGTAAACACATG GACATAGGTGCTGTGGCAAGGCTTCAAGATCAAAGTACTGCTACGTATTGTGCTGTGATAACTGAGAATGGGGAGCTGAGTCTAGGGTTAGGTGACATGGATATTCACCAACAAATCACAGTGCATTAT GTGTCCCAGTTTGACAAGCAGATATCATCAGCAAGTCTTGTGTGTCTTGATGGCAACATTCCTGTCTCCACCATTGACTATGTTTGTTATTATGCCAAAAAAAAGCTAGTCCCAG TGTGGTATGAGCCAACTGATTCTGACAAAGCCTGCAAGCCCTTCCTGTCAGAGAGCTGGAAATCCCTGACCTACATCTCTCCTAACCTGGCAGAACTGTGTACCATGAATAAGACCTTGGGCTTACCATCACCTACAG TTTTACCGAGTTCCCTTGAAGAGATTGTGAGCTGTGCCCTGACCCTCTCACGCCCTCTGCTGGAGCACCTCCACTGTGTGGTGGTCACTCTTGGGGCCATGGGAGTGTTGTTGTGTGGCGAGCATGACAAGGGATCTGTTAATCTGCAGCtaaagaggaaagagaag AGAGGACGCCTCTGTGCTGCACACTACCCAGCTCTGCCTGTGACCCCAGAGGAAATAGTGAATGTTTCAGGAGCAGGAGATAG CCTTGCAAGTGGGATAATGAATGGGATCCTCCTCgggcgagacacacacagctgtgttcgGATGGGGCTTCTGGCTGCACGCATGTCAATGGCATCCCCACACCCCATTGCCCCCACTGTTACCAGTGGCTCCGTGGACCCAGATAAAGTCTCATCTCAAATCTGGCCTCTGCCTACCTTCACGTGGATGGAGGAATAG
- the LOC136941654 gene encoding interleukin-17 receptor A has translation MLMPVEITQLGEKRYLQPVISVKWSASADGSVTRLKGTEVHILDETSNQSLCVTYLFHNKLGNTTNPNGQMWTFSLDNVVVEPRSSYLVSVNNLPMGLNFKNEKKITIPGCEDPKIQEARVCVENGSLWDPHMVVDGNKTEMIVLTFDTGPFSEHYLVSIHYPGFQSGHYVSMENRTSLNVTFELNKLQLPPCEIIFKIQPFFKQCKNDCKRHTLSFDYCFYYPRLPSYRWPLIIMTSLGLVIFGFLAWLLLRASHTASEESLSTTSKGEPEDILVKGRKKVFIVYSSDHPLYMNIVLKLCAFLLAKCGTEVVLDLLDSTRLGMVGSLQWLDWQRQQIDRTSDKILILCSRGVRAKWSAMCGGEPVILKEDAQSPVGDMLTPALSIMVPNLVHSASLQKYIVAYFENVSSKDDVPSPFNIIVKYKLMKHFEEVFFRILDVEKQEPGRVNRIEGLAEDEYFHCSSGRALRDAIEKFHAYQLDHPYWFEEELIKDELVDECSFQAFTRAETAECHHSEFIRTQLSALINE, from the exons ATGTTGATGCCTGTGGAAATAACACAGCTGGGAGAGAAACGATACCTGCAACCTGTCATCTCTGTCAAATGGAGTGCTTCTGCTGATG GTAGCGTGACCAGGCTTAAAGGAACTGAGGTTCACATCCTAGATGAAACCAGCAACCAAAGCTTGTGTGTGACTTATCTTTTCCATAATAAATTAGGGAATACCACGAATCCAAATGGCCAAATG TGGACGTTTTCATTAGATAATGTTGTGGTGGAACCCAGAAGCTCATATTTAGTCTCTGTTAATAATTTACCAATGGGTTTAAATTtcaagaatgaaaaaaaaattacaattcCAG GATGTGAGGATCCCAAGATACAAGAGGCCAGAGTATGTGTGGAGAATG GCAGTCTTTGGGATCCTCACATGGTTGTGGATGGCAACAAAACAGAAATGATAGTATTGACATTTGACACAGGACCATTTTCTGAACATTACTTGGTATCCATCCACTACCCTGGCTTTCAGTCCGGACATTATGTGTCGATG GAGAACAGAACTTCCTTAAATGTGACTTTTGAGTTGAATAAATTGCAGCTGCCTCCTTGTGAAATCATCTTTAAG ATTCAGCCATTTTTTAAACAGTGCAAGAATGACTGTAAGCGTCACACACTGAGCTTTGATTACTGCTTCT ACTACCCTAGACTACCCTCTTATAGATGGCCTTTAATAATAATGACATCATTGGGACTAGTGATTTTTGGTTTCCTAGCTTGGTTACTACTAAGAGCATCACACACAG CTTCTGAAGAAAGTCTATCAACCACTTCCAAAGGTGAACCTGAGGACATTTTagtgaaaggaagaaaaaaggttttcaTTGTCTACTCATCGGATCACCCTCTGTACATGAACATTGTGCTAAAACTCTGCGCCTTCCTTTTGGCCAAATGTGGCACAGAGGTGGTTCTGGATCTGCTGGACTCTACCAGACTGGGTATGGTGGGCAGCTTGCAGTGGTTGGATTGGCAGAGGCAGCAGATTGATAGGACTTCAGATAAGATACTGATATTGTGTTCCAGGGGGGTAAGGGCCAAATGGAGTGCTATGTGCGGTGGGGAACCAGTCATTCTGAAAGAGGACGCCCAGTCACCAGTTGGCGACATGCTCACACCAGCCCTCAGTATCATGGTTCCCAACTTGGTGCACTCAGCATCCTTGCAAAAGTACATTGTGGCATATTTTGAGAATGTGAGTTCTAAAGATGATGTCCCTTCTCCGTTCAACATCATAGTAAAGTACAAGTTGATGAAGCACTTTGAGGAGGTATTTTTCAGAATCCTGGACGTTGAAAAGCAGGAGCCAGGCAGAGTGAATCGTATTGAGGGCTTAGCAGAGGATGAGTACTTTCATTGTTCCTCAGGAAGAGCCCTGAGGGACGCCATTGAGAAGTTCCATGCCTACCAGCTGGACCACCCTTACTGGTTTGAAGAGGAACTGATAAAAGATGAATTAGTGGATGAATGCTCTTTTCAGGCATTCACAAGGGCAGAAACAGCAGAGTGTCATCACTCAGAGTTTATCAGAACTCAACTTTCCGCTCTCATCAATGAATAA
- the LOC136942108 gene encoding troponin I, slow skeletal muscle-like: protein MLVAEYEEKKRDRDNTLTERVPPLKLSGLSVQELQDLCKDLHHKIDIIDEARYDLDIKAGKNEKEIQTLIQKVNEMKGMQKRPNLKRVKKSADAVLDALTESSKLMKADFKANLKTVKKEEEKKEEVTDWRKNVEAMSGMEGRKKLFDVGQ, encoded by the exons ATGCTGGTTGCCGAGTATGAAGAGAAGAAGCGTGATAGAGACAACACTCTCACTGAGAGAGTCCCACCCCTCAaactgtctggtctgtctgttcaGGAGCTCCAG GACCTTTGTAAAGATCTACATCACAAGATTGATATTATAGATGAGGCTCGATATGATCTGGACATCAAAGCAGGCAAAAATGAAAAAGAG ATTCAAACATTAATTCAGAAGGTGAATGAGATGAAAGGTATGCAGAAAAGGCCTAACCTGAAAAGGGTGAAGAAGTCCGCAGATGCCGTGCTGGATGCCCTCACTGAATCCAGCAAACTCATGAAGGCTGACTTCAAGGCCAACCTTAAGACAgtgaaaaaggaggaggagaag AAAGAAGAAGTGACTGACTGGCGTAAGAATGTGGAGGCCATGTCTGgaatggagggaaggaagaagcTTTTTGATGTGGGACAATAA
- the LOC136942106 gene encoding troponin I, slow skeletal muscle-like has product MSASRRLILKTILLKKAESMLVSDIKEKKLERQNTLSERVPPLKLSSLSLQNLQGLCKELHHKIDAVDEERYDIAAKVAKNDKEIENLSHKIFELKGKMKRPALKRVKISAEAMLGALLGTKMKETVDFKSNLKTVKKEEEKKEEVTDWRKNVEAMSGMEGRKKLFDAGQ; this is encoded by the exons ATGTCTGCCTCTCGCAGATTGATTCTCAAG ACCATACTTCTGAAAAAGGCAGAGTCTATGCTAGTGTCAGACATTAAGGAGAAGAAGTTGGAGAGACAGAACACTCTGAGTGAAAGAGTGCCACCACTCAAACTGTCTAGTTTGTCTCTGCAAAACCTTCAG GGACTGTGTAAAGAACTGCACCATAAGATTGATGCTGTTGATGAAGAGCGCTATGACATTGCAGCCAAAGTAGCCAAGAATgacaaagag ATAGAAAATTTGTCACACAAGATCTTTGAGCTCAAGGGCAAGATGAAGCGACCTGCTCTGAAAAGAGTGAAAATCTCAGCTGAGGCCATGCTTGGAGCTCTGCTGGGGACCAAGATGAAGGAGACAGTAGACTTCAAGTCCAACCTCAAAACTgtgaagaaggaggaagagaag AAAGAGGAGGTGACTGACTGGCGTAAGAACGTGGAGGCCATGTCTGGAATGGAGGGCAGGAAGAAGCTGTTTGATGCTGGACAATAG
- the tnni4b.2 gene encoding troponin I4b, tandem duplicate 2, which produces MLQTEKEDKKKEREDALADRVPPLKLSGLSVQELQDLCKDLHHKVDVVDEERYDVELKVTKNEKEIKDMMLKIIELQSKFKKPTLKRVKISAEAMLSVLLGSKHKESIDFKANLKKGKKEEEKKEEVTDWRKNVEAMSGMEGRKKLFDASGN; this is translated from the exons ATGCTGCAAACAGAGAAGGAGGacaagaaaaaggagagagaggacgcgTTGGCAGACAGAGTTCCTCCTCTAAaactgtctggtctgtctgtgcAGGAGCTTCAG GACCTTTGCAAAGACTTGCATCATAAGGTTGATGTTGTAGATGAGGAGCGATATGATGTTGAACTCAAGGTTACCAAGAATGAAAAGGAG ATCAAAGACATGATGCTGAAGATCATCGAGCTACAAAGCAAGTTCAAGAAACCTACCCTGAAGAGAGTGAAGATCTCTGCTGAGGCCATGCTGAGTGTTCTGCTTGGCTCCAAACACAAGGAGTCCATTGACTTCAAGGCCAACCTCAAGAAAggcaagaaagaggaagagaag AAAGAGGAGGTGACTGACTGGCGTAAGAACGTGGAGGCCATGTCTGGAATGGAGGGCAGGAAGAAGCTGTTTGATGCGTCTGGAAACTGA
- the LOC136942104 gene encoding troponin I, cardiac muscle-like yields MSFWQKPKPKISASRRLYLKTKLLKHAATMVQADKEQKVLDRERILSERGPPLNLSGLSIQDLQNLCKELHQKIDVVDDERYDVASKVSKNTKEIEDLSHKIFELKGKMKRPNLKRVRVSADAMLGALLGARVKESVDFKANLKTVKKEEEKKEEVTDWRKNVDAMSGMEGRKKMFAS; encoded by the exons ATGTCTTTTTGGCAGAAACCAAAGCCAAAGATCTCAGCATCTCGCAGACTATACTTAAAG ACCAAGCTGCTGAAGCATGCTGCGACTATGGTCCAGGCTGACAAGGAGCAGAAAGTATTGGACAGAGAGCGGATCCTGAGTGAGAGGGGTCCGCCACTCAACCTGTCTGGCTTGTCTATACAGGACCTTCAA AATCTTTGCAAGGAGTTACATCAGAAAATAGATGTTGTTGATGACGAACGCTATGACGTCGCCTCAAAAGTGTCCAAGAATACTAAAGAG ATTGAAGATCTTTCTCATAAGATCTTTGAGCTAAAGGGCAAAATGAAGAGGCCAAATCTGAAGAGGGTGAGAGTGTCTGCGGACGCCATGCTGGGGGCTCTTCTGGGTGCCAGGGTCAAAGAGTCTGTCGACTTCAAGGCCAACCTTAAGACAgtgaagaaggaagaggagaaa AAAGAGGAGGTTACTGACTGGCGTAAGAACGTTGATGCCATGTCAGGAATGGAGGGCAGGAAGAAGATGTTTGCTTCTTAA
- the bpgm gene encoding bisphosphoglycerate mutase translates to MSKYKVFLLRHGEGAWNKENRFCSWVDQKLSEDGIKEAQECGRLLKEQGYKFDMVFTSLLSRSIHTAWLVLEAMGQEWVPVVKSWRFNERHYGALIGLNRAEMALNHGEEQVKQWRRSYDITPPPIDRSHPFFLEIYNDRRYSNCDVSKDNLPRSESLKQVLERLLPYWDSNVVPEIRSGRTVLISGHGNSCRALLKHLEGISDADIVNVTLPTGIPVLLELDENLKCVKPRQLLGDQAKIQAAIKMVEDQGKAKRPA, encoded by the exons ATGTCCAAATACAAAGTTTTTCTGCTGAGGCATGGAGAGGGAGCGTGGAACAAAGAGAATCGCTTTTGCAGCTGGGTTGACCAGAAGTTGAGCGAGGATGGGATTAAGGAGGCTCAGGAGTGTGGGCGCCTTCTGAAAGAGCAGGGCTACAAGTTTGACATGGTGTTCACCTCCCTGCTCAGCCGCTCCATCCACACAGCATGGCTGGTGCTGGAGGCTATGGGGCAAGAGTGGGTGCCCGTGGTCAAGTCCTGGAGGTTTAACGAGCGTCACTACGGTGCCCTCATTGGCCTCAACAGGGCTGAGATGGCTCTGAACCacggagaggagcaggtgaagcagtggaggaggagctaTGACATCACACCCCCGCCAATCGACAGATCACACCCTTTCTTCCTGGAGATCTATAACGATCGCAGGTACAGCAACTGTGATGTGTCTAAAGACAACCTTCCCCGCTCAGAGAGTCTGAAACAGGTGCTGGAGAGACTGCTGCCCTACTGGGACAGCAATGTGGTGCCAGAGATCAGGAGTGGTCGGACTGTTCTCATCTCCGGCCATGGGAACAGCTGTAGAGCCCTGCTGAAACATCTGGAAG GTATATCAGATGCAGACATTGTCAACGTGACTCTACCCACAGGGATTCCGGTTCTGTTGGAATTGGACGAAAACCTTAAATGTGTTAAACCAAGGCAGCTTTTGGGAGACCAGGCAAAGATTCAGGCTGCTATCAAAATGGTAGAAGACCAGGGAAAGGCTAAACGACCTGCCTGA